One Halosegnis longus DNA window includes the following coding sequences:
- a CDS encoding ammonium transporter — MTALAQASLDPGAVVNAVNAVWVLTVTFLIFFMHAGFAMLEAGQVRSKNVANQLTKNMLTWSVGVTVFFILGVTVSEVVAGLTGGPSFTLFSVFDASNAVADGSGWVNWLFGAVFAMTAATIVSGAVAGRMKLRAYVTYTITLAAVIYPVVLGFTWGEGFLYQLGFTDFAGGMIVHGMGGLAGLTAAYIVGPRLDRYNTDGSVNVIPGHSVSFAVLGTLILAFGWYGFNVGTAATPLAGDGAALGAFAGVGRVALTTTLGMAAGAMGAGLVALYRTGKVDTLYVANGMLAGLVGITSNTDIIVWPAALLIGGLAGAQLPIVFSFVEKRLKIDDVCAVFPVHGSAGVLGTLLVAVPGMTVSSATVDPVAQVTGVLVIGGWTVLATAGVFGVFKLLGEIRVSREHELEGLDISEHGVDTYPEFGKPETVADGGWVESNGVVRPDGGNPNDGGIKLVMGFIRPDKLSDVKQGLAEVGAPSITVTNVSGRGSQPAKTGQWRGEEYTVDLHQKVKVECVVADTPADEVAAAISDAAHTGEKGDGKVFILPVEGAHQIRTGKTGTDAV; from the coding sequence ATGACTGCGCTGGCCCAGGCGTCGCTCGACCCCGGTGCGGTGGTGAACGCCGTCAACGCCGTCTGGGTGCTCACCGTCACCTTCCTCATCTTCTTCATGCACGCCGGCTTTGCGATGCTCGAAGCGGGGCAGGTCCGCTCGAAGAACGTCGCGAACCAGCTCACGAAGAACATGCTCACGTGGAGTGTCGGTGTCACCGTCTTCTTCATCCTCGGCGTCACGGTCTCGGAGGTCGTCGCCGGTCTCACCGGCGGTCCCTCGTTCACCCTGTTTTCGGTGTTCGACGCCTCCAACGCCGTCGCCGACGGGAGCGGCTGGGTGAACTGGCTCTTCGGTGCGGTGTTCGCGATGACCGCGGCGACAATCGTCTCGGGGGCCGTCGCCGGCCGCATGAAGCTCCGCGCGTACGTCACCTACACCATCACCCTCGCGGCCGTCATCTACCCCGTCGTCCTCGGCTTCACGTGGGGTGAAGGGTTCCTCTACCAGCTCGGCTTCACCGACTTCGCCGGCGGGATGATCGTCCACGGGATGGGCGGACTCGCCGGGCTGACCGCGGCGTACATCGTCGGGCCGCGGCTCGACCGCTACAACACCGACGGCTCCGTGAACGTGATTCCGGGCCACTCGGTCAGCTTCGCCGTGCTCGGCACGCTGATTCTCGCCTTCGGCTGGTACGGCTTCAACGTCGGCACGGCAGCGACCCCGCTCGCCGGTGACGGTGCCGCGCTGGGTGCCTTCGCCGGTGTCGGCCGCGTCGCGCTCACCACCACGCTCGGGATGGCCGCCGGCGCGATGGGTGCCGGACTGGTCGCGCTGTACCGCACCGGTAAGGTCGACACGCTGTACGTCGCCAACGGGATGCTCGCCGGGCTGGTCGGCATCACCTCGAACACGGACATCATCGTCTGGCCGGCCGCGCTCCTCATCGGCGGGCTGGCCGGCGCACAGCTTCCGATCGTCTTCTCGTTCGTCGAGAAGCGGCTCAAAATCGACGACGTGTGTGCGGTCTTCCCGGTTCACGGGAGCGCGGGCGTGCTCGGCACGCTGCTCGTCGCCGTCCCCGGGATGACTGTTTCCTCAGCGACTGTCGACCCCGTCGCACAGGTGACCGGCGTACTCGTCATCGGCGGCTGGACCGTCCTCGCCACGGCGGGCGTCTTCGGCGTGTTCAAGCTGCTGGGTGAGATTCGCGTCTCCCGCGAGCACGAACTCGAAGGGCTCGACATCTCCGAACACGGCGTCGACACCTACCCCGAGTTCGGCAAGCCCGAGACGGTCGCCGACGGCGGCTGGGTCGAGTCGAACGGCGTCGTCCGCCCCGACGGCGGCAATCCGAACGACGGCGGTATCAAGCTCGTCATGGGGTTCATCCGCCCGGACAAGCTGAGCGACGTGAAGCAGGGGCTCGCCGAGGTCGGCGCGCCCTCGATTACCGTCACGAACGTGTCGGGCCGCGGCTCGCAGCCGGCGAAGACGGGCCAGTGGCGCGGCGAGGAGTACACGGTCGACCTCCACCAGAAGGTGAAGGTGGAGTGTGTCGTCGCCGATACTCCCGCCGACGAGGTGGCGGCGGCTATCTCCGATGCGGCCCACACCGGCGAGAAGGGCGACGGCAAGGTGTTCATCCTTCCCGTCGAGGGTGCCCACCAGATTCGCACGGGGAAGACCGGCACCGACGCGGTCTGA
- the azf gene encoding NAD-dependent glucose-6-phosphate dehydrogenase Azf — translation MNDPVLLTGAGGRVGGAILDGIGDEYDWTLLYHSQPAEEPDAEYFVGDVTDAELMAEACAGVDSVVHLAGDPRRDAPWESVLQNNIHGTKVLYDAAIDAGVERLVYASSNHAVGHFETERKPDLYRTDDDFKLDGTELPRPGNFYGVSKVAGETLGRYYHDEHGVAVCNIRIGNLTKAHPPIDYERGQAMWLSHRDCAHLHQRALEAEYEYEIVYGISDNDRKYYSLERAKEALGYEPKDNSAHFSGEDRVEEPEN, via the coding sequence ATGAACGACCCCGTCCTGTTGACCGGCGCGGGTGGGCGCGTCGGCGGGGCAATCCTCGACGGTATCGGCGACGAGTACGACTGGACGCTGTTGTACCACAGCCAGCCGGCCGAGGAGCCGGACGCGGAGTACTTCGTCGGCGACGTGACCGACGCCGAGCTGATGGCCGAGGCCTGTGCCGGCGTCGACTCCGTCGTCCACCTCGCGGGCGACCCCCGCCGCGACGCCCCGTGGGAGTCGGTGCTCCAGAACAACATCCACGGGACGAAAGTCCTCTACGACGCGGCCATCGACGCCGGCGTCGAGAGGCTCGTTTACGCCTCCTCGAACCACGCCGTCGGCCACTTCGAGACCGAGCGCAAGCCCGACCTCTACCGGACGGACGACGACTTCAAACTCGACGGGACTGAGCTTCCCCGTCCCGGGAACTTCTACGGCGTCTCGAAGGTCGCCGGCGAGACCCTCGGGCGCTACTACCACGACGAACACGGCGTGGCGGTCTGTAACATCCGCATCGGCAATCTGACGAAGGCGCATCCACCCATCGACTACGAGCGCGGGCAGGCGATGTGGCTGTCTCACCGCGACTGTGCCCACCTCCACCAGCGTGCACTGGAGGCAGAATACGAGTACGAGATCGTGTACGGGATTTCGGACAACGACCGGAAGTACTACTCGCTGGAGCGCGCCAAGGAGGCGTTGGGCTACGAGCCGAAGGACAACTCGGCGCACTTCAGCGGCGAGGACCGGGTCGAAGAGCCCGAGAACTGA
- a CDS encoding enoyl-CoA hydratase/isomerase family protein codes for MSTTDGPNGLATLTVEDGVAELRLDNPDRKNVFSPGLGEDIMTHLLAVEDDESVAALVLTAAGDVFCAGLDLDVVTGEDEDAVHALLDRLDAVRRWLASAPVPVIVGATGAAPGAGAVLIAHTDIRVLGEGTRLWWPEVRLGLRAYHETVNLAAAVGLPKATELMLLGEDAALSADEARRLGFANRVVDPDEVDATVREMAATVATRDAAHGQIREYTEVLRHARREQLSGSEQFARERASEFSP; via the coding sequence ATGTCCACCACCGACGGCCCGAACGGACTCGCGACGCTCACGGTCGAGGACGGCGTCGCGGAGCTTCGACTCGACAACCCCGACCGGAAGAACGTCTTCTCGCCCGGGCTCGGCGAGGATATCATGACACACCTGCTCGCCGTCGAGGACGACGAGTCGGTCGCCGCGCTCGTCCTGACGGCCGCCGGCGACGTGTTCTGTGCCGGACTCGATTTGGATGTCGTGACGGGTGAAGACGAGGACGCCGTCCACGCGCTGCTCGACCGACTCGACGCCGTCCGGCGCTGGCTGGCGTCGGCTCCCGTTCCCGTCATCGTCGGGGCGACCGGAGCCGCGCCTGGGGCCGGTGCGGTGCTCATCGCCCACACCGACATCCGCGTGCTCGGCGAGGGGACGCGGCTCTGGTGGCCCGAGGTCCGACTCGGCCTGCGCGCGTACCACGAGACGGTGAATCTCGCTGCCGCCGTCGGGCTTCCGAAGGCGACCGAACTGATGTTGCTCGGCGAGGACGCGGCGCTGTCGGCCGACGAGGCCCGACGGCTCGGCTTCGCGAACCGCGTCGTCGACCCCGACGAGGTGGACGCGACGGTGCGGGAGATGGCGGCGACGGTCGCAACGCGGGACGCCGCTCACGGCCAGATTCGCGAGTACACGGAGGTACTGCGCCACGCCCGCCGGGAACAGCTGTCGGGCAGCGAGCAGTTCGCCCGCGAGCGCGCGAGTGAGTTTTCGCCCTGA
- a CDS encoding dihydroneopterin aldolase family protein codes for MDATDAETACFEAGIKFGTLYHQFAGTPVAPDSTESLERAMEEAIENQPFCESVTVTIYESRVREAIDHVEDYTELTGSLMDVQMQIRYEGIDVATAMEMEDGYPRMRVVDVSNND; via the coding sequence ATGGACGCCACCGACGCCGAGACCGCCTGCTTCGAAGCCGGCATCAAGTTCGGCACGCTGTACCACCAGTTCGCGGGCACGCCCGTCGCACCCGACTCCACCGAGTCGCTCGAACGCGCGATGGAGGAGGCAATCGAGAACCAACCGTTCTGTGAGTCGGTCACCGTCACCATCTACGAGTCACGCGTACGCGAGGCCATCGACCACGTCGAAGACTACACCGAACTCACCGGCTCCCTGATGGACGTACAGATGCAGATACGGTACGAGGGAATCGACGTGGCGACGGCGATGGAGATGGAGGACGGCTACCCCCGGATGCGGGTGGTCGACGTGTCAAACAACGACTAA
- a CDS encoding CPBP family intramembrane glutamic endopeptidase → MTLLLVLGGLCLCFLGFEGMSRLLDAVGAESDRATHLGKWVVLLALVAWVLGVEQRTLASIGWRLAGTPVESVWWALGTTVALLAANVVFEPLWARLPGERAMETGIAEFAGLSVGEKVFVSVTAGVTEEPPFRGYPIERIGELTGFPILGAVVGGVAFLAGHVGEVWSPAAAARMAQPTIILTAVYLATGSLPVVMAAHALNDTVGLLLAERYVDAG, encoded by the coding sequence GTGACTCTCCTCCTCGTGCTCGGCGGACTCTGTCTTTGTTTTCTCGGCTTCGAGGGGATGAGCCGACTGCTTGACGCGGTCGGTGCCGAGAGCGACCGCGCCACACACCTCGGCAAGTGGGTCGTTCTGCTCGCGCTCGTCGCGTGGGTCCTCGGCGTCGAACAGCGCACGCTCGCGAGCATCGGCTGGCGACTCGCCGGCACGCCCGTCGAGTCGGTCTGGTGGGCGCTCGGAACGACGGTCGCGCTGCTCGCCGCGAACGTCGTGTTCGAACCGCTGTGGGCCCGACTCCCCGGCGAGCGCGCGATGGAGACCGGAATCGCCGAGTTCGCCGGCCTTTCGGTGGGTGAGAAGGTGTTCGTCTCGGTGACGGCGGGCGTGACGGAGGAACCCCCGTTCCGCGGCTACCCAATCGAGCGCATCGGCGAACTGACCGGCTTCCCGATTCTCGGCGCGGTCGTCGGTGGCGTCGCCTTCCTCGCGGGCCACGTCGGCGAGGTGTGGAGTCCGGCCGCTGCCGCCCGGATGGCCCAGCCGACTATCATCCTCACCGCCGTCTATCTCGCCACGGGGTCGCTTCCGGTCGTGATGGCCGCCCACGCGCTCAACGACACGGTCGGCCTGCTGTTGGCCGAACGCTACGTCGACGCGGGCTGA
- a CDS encoding DUF7544 domain-containing protein, which produces MSLSIFDRLDDAVAAARSLLLPFDSGRWLRLTVLALLVGGGSSVGGGASATAGNVPGYTNVPDQLPDVDVLVLVAAVVGILLLIGLVVGYLACCFEFALVDGLATREVAIRANVRRYAGQAARLFGFRLVLFVLAAATVLLPVAAMFDFSLDVRPGAVTVLGVLGIVATLLVVAIVAGTVHTLTTMFVVPTMYATDRGVLACWRHLWSDLTDHPFETVGFVLLATFLSGAALAMVGTVAGIVGLVVVVPVAIVSIAALGLLGPLGLVVVVPVVLLGLLSLAVVSAALRVPVVVGMRYYALLVLSDLAGVDLLEATREATNIAAPR; this is translated from the coding sequence ATGTCACTCAGTATTTTCGACCGGCTGGACGACGCGGTCGCGGCGGCGCGGTCGCTGCTGCTCCCGTTCGATTCCGGCCGCTGGCTCCGGCTGACGGTGCTTGCCCTGCTCGTCGGCGGCGGCAGCTCCGTCGGCGGGGGTGCAAGCGCGACCGCCGGAAACGTCCCCGGCTACACCAACGTCCCCGACCAACTCCCCGACGTCGACGTGCTCGTGCTCGTCGCCGCGGTCGTCGGAATACTCCTCCTGATTGGGCTTGTCGTCGGCTATCTGGCCTGCTGTTTCGAGTTCGCGCTCGTGGACGGACTGGCGACCCGAGAGGTGGCGATACGGGCGAACGTGCGCCGGTACGCCGGCCAGGCCGCCCGGCTGTTCGGGTTCCGACTCGTCCTCTTCGTGCTCGCCGCCGCGACCGTTCTGCTCCCGGTCGCCGCCATGTTCGACTTCTCGCTCGACGTTCGGCCGGGTGCGGTCACCGTCCTCGGCGTGCTCGGCATCGTCGCGACGCTGCTCGTCGTGGCTATCGTCGCCGGGACGGTTCATACCCTGACGACGATGTTCGTCGTCCCGACGATGTACGCGACCGACCGGGGTGTGCTCGCCTGCTGGCGACACCTCTGGAGCGACCTCACCGACCATCCGTTCGAGACGGTCGGCTTCGTTCTGCTGGCGACGTTTCTGTCGGGGGCGGCGCTGGCGATGGTCGGGACCGTCGCCGGCATCGTCGGACTCGTGGTCGTCGTCCCGGTCGCGATCGTGAGCATCGCCGCGCTCGGTCTCCTCGGCCCGCTCGGACTGGTGGTCGTCGTGCCGGTCGTCCTGCTGGGTCTCCTCTCGCTCGCCGTCGTCTCGGCGGCTCTCCGGGTGCCGGTCGTCGTCGGGATGCGCTACTACGCGCTGTTGGTGCTTTCGGACCTCGCCGGCGTCGACCTGCTGGAAGCGACCCGCGAGGCGACCAACATCGCCGCGCCGCGGTGA
- the pyrE gene encoding orotate phosphoribosyltransferase gives MTDDLIAALRAADAVQYGEFELSHGGTSEYYVDKYLFETDPHCLRLIAEAFAERLDGTRLAGVALGAVPLVAATSVETDTPYVIVRKKAKEYGTGNQIEGRFEDGEEVVVLEDIATTGQSAVDAVEALRDAGAVVNRVLVVVDREEGGRENLAEHDVEMEALVTASELLEDR, from the coding sequence ATGACCGACGACCTCATCGCGGCGCTGCGAGCCGCCGACGCCGTCCAGTACGGCGAGTTCGAACTCTCACACGGCGGCACCTCGGAGTACTACGTCGACAAGTACCTCTTCGAGACGGACCCTCACTGTCTGCGGCTCATCGCGGAGGCGTTCGCCGAGCGACTCGACGGGACGCGCCTCGCCGGCGTCGCGCTCGGTGCGGTCCCGCTCGTCGCCGCCACCAGCGTCGAGACCGACACCCCGTACGTCATCGTCCGCAAGAAGGCCAAGGAGTACGGCACCGGGAACCAAATCGAAGGCCGCTTCGAGGACGGTGAGGAGGTCGTCGTCCTCGAAGATATCGCGACGACCGGCCAATCCGCCGTCGATGCAGTCGAGGCCCTGCGGGATGCCGGCGCGGTCGTGAATCGCGTGCTCGTGGTCGTCGATAGGGAGGAAGGCGGCCGCGAGAACCTGGCCGAGCACGACGTTGAGATGGAGGCGCTCGTCACCGCCTCGGAGTTGCTCGAAGATCGATAG
- a CDS encoding DUF5790 family protein: MSQTSFDDDELFGEAATEMRAEVEDALAEAWRALPDPDDVWDVDADNTLGVLNALKGALDTGDATEHLREAKKQFVIGQRADAFEDGDDLEAEIEELEALLGDIETAHEEASDLASTLPGLRGALDDAVDDDSE, from the coding sequence ATGAGCCAGACGAGCTTCGACGACGACGAGCTGTTCGGTGAGGCGGCCACGGAGATGCGCGCCGAGGTGGAGGACGCCCTCGCCGAGGCGTGGCGCGCGCTCCCCGACCCCGACGACGTGTGGGACGTGGACGCCGACAACACGCTCGGGGTGCTGAACGCGCTGAAAGGCGCCCTCGACACCGGCGACGCGACTGAGCATCTGCGCGAGGCGAAAAAGCAGTTCGTCATCGGCCAGCGCGCCGACGCCTTCGAGGACGGCGACGACCTCGAAGCCGAAATCGAGGAGCTGGAAGCCCTCCTCGGCGACATCGAGACCGCCCACGAGGAAGCGTCGGACCTCGCCTCGACCCTGCCGGGGCTTCGCGGCGCACTCGACGACGCCGTCGACGACGACAGCGAGTAA
- a CDS encoding creatininase family protein, translating to MKLSEQSWTDARDSDADVALLPVGSTEQHGPHAPLGVDHLSAEAIAEAGADAYDGEAVVGPTIPVGVAEEHRAFDGTMWVTEDSFRAYVGDSVRSLADSFDRVVVVNGHGGNTDALRELCGRVTRDGDGYAVPFTWFDVVAPDVPLGHGGGVETSLMLHLYPELVREERFDEAAEGMGENFGVFVDGTNIAYDFEAFTESGNIGDPNDASAALGEELLDESAAALANVMAAVVAR from the coding sequence ATGAAGCTGAGCGAGCAGTCGTGGACGGACGCGCGGGACAGCGACGCCGACGTGGCCCTCCTTCCGGTCGGGAGCACCGAACAGCACGGTCCCCACGCACCGCTGGGCGTTGACCACCTCTCGGCTGAAGCCATCGCGGAGGCGGGCGCGGACGCCTACGACGGCGAGGCGGTCGTCGGGCCGACGATACCGGTCGGCGTCGCGGAGGAACACCGCGCCTTCGACGGAACGATGTGGGTGACGGAAGACAGCTTTCGGGCCTACGTCGGCGACAGCGTCCGGTCGCTGGCCGACAGCTTCGACCGCGTGGTCGTCGTCAACGGCCACGGCGGCAACACCGACGCGCTGCGTGAACTCTGCGGTCGCGTCACCCGCGACGGAGACGGCTACGCGGTCCCGTTCACGTGGTTCGACGTGGTCGCGCCGGACGTGCCGCTCGGTCACGGCGGCGGCGTCGAAACCTCTCTCATGCTGCATCTGTACCCCGAACTCGTGCGCGAGGAGCGGTTCGACGAGGCGGCCGAGGGGATGGGTGAGAACTTCGGCGTCTTCGTCGACGGGACGAACATCGCCTACGACTTCGAGGCGTTCACCGAGTCGGGCAACATCGGGGACCCGAACGACGCGAGCGCGGCGCTGGGCGAAGAGCTACTGGACGAGTCGGCGGCGGCGCTGGCGAACGTGATGGCCGCCGTCGTCGCGCGCTGA